From the Trifolium pratense cultivar HEN17-A07 linkage group LG4, ARS_RC_1.1, whole genome shotgun sequence genome, the window GATACCCACCTTTCAAAAGAGAGGTATGAAACTTAGTTGTTGATTTCCAGGTTCTGCTTGCTACCTAATTCAATATGCTATGTTGGCCTATGTTTTAATTGCCTATGtttctttagtttttttcttctcaagTTTAACGATGAGTGGAAAGTGGACTTTATCTTTCAAATAACCTcgtgtataattttttaaagcTTGTGGCTCTTGCAACTGCTGCACTAGAAGGGTTTAAGAATGAATCAAAGAAAATGGTGGTTGCATTAGTTGATATGGAGCGTGCTTTTGTGCCACCCCAACACTTCATTCGCTTGGTACAAAGGAGGTAAATtgaatttgttcattttttgaATAGATTTAGAATTTTAGATCCTCTCCTCTTTGGTCAATTATTTGTTCTCTACTTATCTGTCTCTCTGATAGGAACTATGTTTTTAGACTAGCTAAAAAATATCAGAAAACGAGAGTTCCTAAAGCTTTGCAGATGCACTGGACCTCCGCCTAAATACATTCCTTTTTTCTGCTTAGTGcagtttgtgttgtttttttttttttttggggttacAAATCACTTTAGATGCACAAAATCACTTCTATAgaaattcatttatttatttttttctttcaaaatgtgatttttttcaCTTCTATAGAAATTCCTAAAGCTTCAGAATGTGATTTTTTTCCTTCAGATTTCTGCTCATTTGGAGAAGCTACTTTTATTAGCTATGAATAAGgctgtaattaattaattctttctttcaaagtaaatttttttatctttgcataattgaataattaaacaATAAACATCTTTTACATTATggaaaagtttgtaaaaaatagATTACTTCTACACCTTAATTTTTCCCtctttaatattaaaataacaagcttttatttcatttttacctTCCATTTCTTTAATATCCCTCTTCACATTTATTTCTTCAACTGAGTTCCCACTTCCCACTGTTACTTTGGCAGCTCAAAATGCAGTTATGCTCCAGACTTTATAACTTGAATATTCCTTTTCTTTCTGTTAGGATAGGACTCCGTTACTGAATGAAAGCAATTGCCTTAAATGGCACCTTAAAAAACAGAATGCAAtggtttttaataaaaaaatcactcaGGGTTCAGAGACATGACTCCTCAGGTGAAGATTGTCCTCTGTCATACAAATACAAAATAAGTTCGCCCCTTCTCCTTCCCCACCTAACAAAATGTGTAAGGCATGCCAACTCACATGAATATTTCCCTCCCAACAAAATGTTAATTGCATACCAGCTCATGCTGCACTACCTTCCTCTATCTAACTCATTTTCCGTTGCACTTTCTTCTTTCTCGAATATACCTTTCACACTCTAGGCTTCTCCCTCTGCTGACTCTGTACAGTATCCTCTCCAAGAATATGGGTCATAACAGTGTCCTATTTTGTTCTCATCGTTTTCCTTGTAGTAGAGTATATCTCAATATAGTGGTCAATCAAAACTGCTTCAAAAACACATTGCCCTCGAGGAAGGAGTGATTCAGGATCTTGCGACTAATGTGAATAGAAATTCAATGATGGTCCCAATGCTTGAAACATATTGAAGAAGTTATACTTGAAACATAAATACTTAAACCGAGGTCCCTTTTTTTGATGCACTATAAACTAGTTATGCTTGAAGCTGAACTTTGCTGATAAATTTGTCAATTTAAAGATTGTTTTGCAAAATTAGAACTTCATTACCAAAAATCTCTTAATGATCCCTAAATCCTAATGCATACTATCATGAAATCTTTTAATGAGGTCCCATTTAGCTTGTCTTGACACCATGAAATCTTAGTTGGAAAGTTTTCTAGCTGTATTTATTTGCTTTGACATGCTTACTAAGAATAATTGTTAGTCTACATAATTATTAACCATCAAATTTTTTCTAGTCCGTGCTTATACAATACATTTTATAAATGTACCCCTAATGTATATTTGTGATGCTGTTATTTGATCTGGTGACGATATTATTTACCTTAGGATGGAAAGGCAACGCCGAGAAGATGAATTGAAGGGCCGATCTTCGAAAAAAGGGCACGAGGCAGAGCAATCTATACTTAACCGGGTAGGTGTTTTCTTCCTGTAACAAAAAGATTGAGGCGgtaaaaaagaatattttgttgtgtttgtataccacctattttttttttcctttctaatATCTTCTTTAGTTATTTGTTGAATTTAAACTGCATATTGTTAAACTATTTAGGCCACTAGTCCCCAAACTGGCGGAAGCATGAAATCACTGAAGGAGGATAAGGAGAAGGATAAGGATAAGGACAAATCCGGGCAGGCAGATAAAGAAGGGCAAGAAGGCTCTGGTTTAAAGACTGCTGGTCCTGAAGGAGAAATTACAGCAGGTTTGTTCTGTGCTGTATGCTACCACGATTTGTTAGTCAATGTTTCATGCATTCTCAATCCCTACTTTAGTTTGCAATAAAGACATCCTAGAATTGGTTTACAAAGGATGTTATAGCATCATTTGATCCATGTATAGCCGAACCCATCCGGTGGCAAATTGAATCTTTTGATCCATGTAGCCGAACCCTTCAGGCATATgtacatgttttatttttttccaatatCCAAGATTGCCACCAACAAAACAGAATATCCTAAAATAGACTGCTATTAATTCCAACTACCCCCACTAGAGTCTTTATCACTTGCATTCCAATAAACTGTTCTTTCTAAACAACATTGCTGAAGTAAGGCTCTAAATGACCTTGAAGGATTATAATTCTAAAAGCAGTGCTTGTTCAGTTTCTGGTTATCTAATGTAGGATGGGCGGGAGCAATTCCTAATTTGCATTGCAGTATTGTACTAATGGTGCATCAATTTGGGTTTGGAAGTTGGTATTAGCCAAAATATATATCTCAAAATTATTAATGAACTAAATCTGGTGTTCTTTATTACTTGCAGGATTTTTGTTAAAGAAAAGTGCAAAAACTAATGGTTGGAGCAGGCGATGGTTTGTGCTAAATGGAAAGACAGGAAAGGTTGGTAACTATTGTTGGTTAATCAGAATAAGGATCTTTGTATTAATGCAAAGCACTAACTCTTATCTATACTGTTGAAGATATCGGatgataattttaatatatCCAAATATTCATTATAATTGGGACAAGTAATATGGTGTTGCTTGTATATGCCAGCCAAATGACACCCATATCAGAATAAACTTCAATATTACaacctatttttttctttccaaagcGTGTCATATTCATAGATGTTTATAGTATGGGTTATTTTAATTCCCATTCTTTCCAATTGTTATTTTGGATTGCATCTTTGCTATATGTAGTGTTGACTTTGACCTTTCACTTCACAGCTTGGGTAcacaaaaaaacaagaagaaaggCATTTTCGTGGTGTTATTACATTAGAGGTATGAAGGACTCTCATCACTCATGTATTGCTCATTTATGAACTTTACAGTTTACTGTGTGTCTTGTGTATATTTTGACGGCATAAATTATGATGGAATTGATGATACAGCAAATGATGTTATTGCTTAAATAAATTTTGCAGGTTTCCTTACTCCTAATGTGCTTGTTTGACTGGAATAATTTAGTTATTTCTGTCATCTttcattgtgatttttttttttttgcctagtTCATTGTTTttacatgttttatttttaattttacatatttaaaaCACACTAGAAGGGCTGGAATGTTTTCCAGAGTTTTTGTTATGCTTAAGCATAGCTGTCTTGATAtgaatacaaattaaattataatgcAGGAATGTAACATTGAAGAGGTTCCAGAAGAAAACGATCCTCCACCAAAGAGCTCAAAGGACAAGAAGTCTAATGGGCCGGATTCTAGCAAAGTCAACCTTGTATTTAAAATTACTAGTAGAGTCCCTTATAAAACTGTTTTGAAAGGTAAGTTCTCCTTTGGTAACTGTGAATCATTGAATGGTACATGCtcaattttatttcttaaaaaattctgatttttcattttttaattacaatatctttttcttttgcagCACACAGTGCTGTTGTTTTGAAGGCTGAGAGTGCAACTGATAAGACTGAATGGATTAATAAGATAAGTAGTGTTATACAAGCAAAAGGAGGGCAAATAAGGATTTCATCTGAGGGTGGCTCTGGCATGAGGCATAGCCTCTCTGACGGTTCCTTGGTGAGTTGCTGACTTAAAACCATTGTTCCATGTTTGACTGTTTTTATGGTATTGCTGTTAGTCttatatgttataattaaaGTTATTCCTCCGAACAAGCCACAATTATCACAAGTTCATTAATAggatttcatttatttatttagttttttttgcaCTGTAATGATATTCTAGagtagactttttttttatggatctTCTTTAGGGCCattatgtatttttaaataaggagtttgttattattttcaGCTCAGTTATTATTATTCATGTAAATAGCAGATTGTAATGTATATATCAATCTTGTAAGCCCGGGTCATTTGACTCAATCAATTCAGTGAAGAGAAATAATTTTTGGTATCAATATAGTTGATACAAATGGAGCACAGTTATGACCGCtgtgtatcatttttttttaaacatagtgtatcaattttttaactCCCTTTTATTGTTAGTTTTGGCACACATTGTTGTCTCTCCTATCATGAATCATGATTGGTCATTTTGACTTTCATGACTACTgtgaaaaaaattacttatatatggttgataatatttttatattcctCAATTTCTGTGACTACTATACTAGTATTTTCATTTTGACAAAATATCCAGAAACTTGCTGAATACAGGAAATGAAAGGAATGCATCAGAGACAGTGATAATGATTAGTATAATGGGAAATacttcaatatattatttttgccACTCTTTTTGTAAATGTGGAATGTATTTGTATGCATATAAAAATCAAGGTTGCTGATTGAGCTCACTCATCAATTGGCAGATGTTCTGTCTAATTTTATAGGTCCATTCCTGAAGTTTCTTAGAGGGACTGTATGGAATAAAGCAAGGAAttgattataaaaataattgataaataattaGTAATCTTGAAGTTGTGGTTATTTACTGATGGTTATTACTCATTAACTTGTCCTATCTCAGGATACAATGGCTCGAAGACCTGCTGATCCTGAGGAAGAACTCCGATGGATGTCCCAAGAAGTCCGTGGTTATGTTGAAGCAGTTTTAAACAGTTTAGCTGCTAATGTACCAAAGGTAAGCTTTGGTTTTTAACATATCCTTTGTTATAAATTTTTCCATTTTGACAATGTTAAGTTTTAATGCATTTCCTTTCTGGTTGTTTGGATGACAGGCAGTTGTCCTTTGCCAAGTTGAAAAAGCTAAGGAAGACATGCTGAATCAATTATATAGCTCTGTCAGGTTCAGAAATCTGTTTATGCATTTGCATTTATTTTAGTTCTCTGTGTCTGTGCACTAGATtcttttcctttcattttttcGGTTATTCCCGAATTTTTCTGGGGAATGTGGATTGTTCATAAGTTTCTGAAAATGTTTGATTTCTGTCTTGAAACCAGATTAACCTCTTTTGCGGATGTCATTTACATATCAATTGTTGTTacctctaaatttttatttttaatcttgaCGATATAATTATCGACTGTTCATTTATGCTGTATGGTCAACATTTACTCTTCATCATTGCATATTTTCACAGGACATACCCTTTCAATGAAGAGTTTTACTGTTTATTACATGTTGAATTTGCACAAAAATGTGTTATGTGGGAGGAGAGAAAAAGTGGAAGagatagaaaacaaaaaaatttattttcaaatttgcaACTAAATATTAGTGCAAAAGTCATGGGTTTCTTTTACACCAACAAGCATCATGCAGTGTCATGTCACTCGTGTGTTTAAGGTGCAATTATTTTGATGTATTTATGAATAGGGAGAAGCGGATATCCTCGGATAGTATTTGAACTTGATACTGATGATTGATTAAAGTATTCATGTTTAAGTTGCATGGCTAATTACCTATTCATCTGGGTGCTATACTTTTGTATGATATGAGATATCGCTTCAATTTAAGTTGTGTGAACATTTTTATATCTTCCATTATCAGTGGTCATAGCACGGCTAAGATTGAGGAGCTGCTTCTAGAAGATCAAAATGTAAAGCGCAGGAGAGAGCGCTACCAGAAGCAGTCCTCGCTTCTCTCCAAACTGACACGCCAACTGAGTATACATGACAACCGTGCAGCTGCTGCCTCAAATTGGTCAAATGGGACTGCAGgtgtgttttttatttagttttataaGTGGGAAGGTGCATTTAAGCCGCTTTTATACTCATTTACAGATTCATACCCGGGTTCTTTCATTTAATACGTCAGTTTGCCTTTTGGTTTTATCTCTTACTATTTTTAATTCCACTTTGTGTACTGAGATTACGAGCTTGTTTTGCAGAGAGTAGCCCAAGAAGCAGCGGACCAGGTGATGACTGGAGATCTGCCTTTGATGCAGCTAGCAATGGTCCAGTAAGCCGTAGTGGTTCATCGAGATCTGGTTCAAATGGTCATAGTCGAAATAATAGTGATCCTCCACAAAATGGTGACCTATACTCTGGCTCAAACTCTGGCAGCCGTCGTAGTACTCCTAACCGATTACCGCCTGCTCCACCAGGTTCTTCGGGTTACAAATATTAACAAATGGCTGATGCTTTATGTTTTGTTACATTTTTGGAGCGTGCCATTCCTCACGCTCCATTTCATACCTTTGAGGATAAAGTCGTCACAATTCTTTGTTCCTGCCTTGATATTTAGCTGATGAAAAAGGTTTTTGTATATAGAAGACTAGTTTGTTAGTATATATGTTTTCAGGGCTTGTCCCATTTTCCGGGAGTATGGTATCAAGTTGGACCTCTAAAGATTGATCATGTTTCTCTATTCAATATTCTTTTTACTTTCATACCTTTTAATGTTTCTCCTTTTTTTCTTCGGCTTTGGGATTTTGCACTCAATTTTTGATGTAGCTGATGTAATTTGCTTTATAATGATTGAATAGCACACCATTTCTGATGGGTTTATAAGACTGACAATTGGAGTATTTTAATAATGGGGATGTGTTAAATCTCTGTTGCCTTCTTTCTGTAGAATGTTTTTTCAACTTTATTAATGttttttgaatattatttttaaacgCTAGATTATGCCATTCGTGTGTTGTTTTTGGATGAAACGGGTATATTGTGCTTAATAATGATTGAATCGACATTGTACAGTATGAATGCTTAACAATTGGAGTATCTGACAATggagatatttttttatatctctATTGACTGCTTTCTGTAGAGTACTTCAATGTTTATGACGAAATTTGTTGTGTTCCAATGATTTACTTCTGTTTTCTTACAAGTGATTTAATGCCTTGGTGGAAACTATGAAGATTTAACtattttaataaacaaaaatgatgTTAGGATACAAAATTTTGTTGTCATGTGTTGCATATATTTTTGAATTGCGTGTAAGTGTAGATAATAATCTTCGACTAATGtatttttagaagtttttaTAATAATGGATTGCTGAAGTATAATGGACTTGGTGCTCGGAATTacagaaaatttctcatcccacctacccactttctcacacACTccctgtttttccatttttgcccttggtcaaaaaatttggaacgcgttttccgaattttttctgCCTTTAAAAataacttcggaatgtgttttccgaattttttccaaatttgaactaaaaattcggaaaatgcgttccgaattttttgaccaagggcaaaaatggaatttccagggaGTGTGTGAGAAAGTgagtaggtgggatgagaaattttcggaATTACAATGGCCATTAACTCTTCAACTTTTAAAAGGCCTTCCCTTCTGCACTCTTGAAGATTCATTTGAATTTTAGATATCTTTGGCTTTGAAAATTGCTCTTTACTCCCCCTTCATTGCTCACCAGGCCCTCGGTTCTGACGAAAATGCCCTTGGGAAGGGTTTCGGATTATGAATTCTGAAATTAAACAAGATTGGAACCTAAGTTCCGAAATTGGATTCCCTTCACATTGAATTCATGGAAGCCAAGTTCAAATGATGTCAAGCGTAAAGAAGTGTGGAAAAAGATCATAGTCGTGATTGCAAACATATGAAGAAAGGAGAACACAAACATTGATTGGAAAAAAAACATCCTCATCCTTCTCAAATGGATGCATCAGAAGTTACCGTTGATTGGAAAAAAATCTAAGTGCAACAATGAGTTTTCTTCTAAGAAAATGATGATAAATAATCCCAAAATGGAAATACCTTAGATTTTGGTGGAGCAAAGGGCTACTTCATTGACCAAGGATCTTAACTTGAGAGTAGCACTAGCTGCTGGTATATCAGGAAAAATGTTGCATCAGAATTAATTATAGTAGAAAATGTTGCACCAGAGTCAATTGTATTTATCAAGGAATTGTTCTTCACTATCTATCATCTCAGTCTTTCATGATTATGTTTGCGTGGTTGACAATGCCTCACCCTTCAAAGCTCTACACACTTCTATTGAATCAATATTAATTCCACCTTCACTTTCCACGACTCAAAATCCAACAAGGCAAAGTGAAACAAATAACAATGACATCCAAACTAAATAGTTCAAACAAAGAGAGATTCAACGTAGAACAAATCTAGAACTTATGTGCACATGTTCACACAATTAATCCGAAGACAATGATAAATAGCAgcaaaaacaccaaaattatTTACCCGGTTCGGCCTATATTGACCCGTGTCCATGAAAGAGAGCAAATTTTCTTTCCACTATTAATAAGTCTTTACAAGATATAAAAAAAGTTGCAAGAAATCAACATCAAGCTCAACAAGAGAAATCATAATTTCTACCCTTTTCCTTTCTATTAACAACAAGAGagttataaaaatgagtaaaTGACTAAGAAATTAGCTCTATTGTTCGCCAAGAGCAATGCttaatttctctctttcctATCTTCAACCGACTCAAAGATATTCACTCAAGAACTCACTAGAAAAACTTGAATCATTTTCCTAATGATTCCTACCTACCAAAGGGTTTAAGATGTGTTTTCCAACAATGGAATCTGACCAATAAGCTCTCAATCCAAAAACCCTAATCTACTTTGAGTTTCATCTTTGTTGGTTTTCTTTCACTCAAGAATCTCATAAGAAACACTCAACACATGAACCCTTAATTAATCATCTTCTCTTTTTGTTCCCTCTTCTTGTTTCATGTTCTTGTACTCAAATCACTCACCCAAAAAGCCATTAAACCGTAGCCCTTAAGTTTTCTT encodes:
- the LOC123921043 gene encoding dynamin-2A-like, producing the protein MAAIEELSELADSMRQASALLADEDIDETSNSKRPSTFLNVVALGNMGAGKSAVLNSLIGHPVLPTGENGATRAPICIDLQRDTSLSSKSIILQIDNKNQQVSASALRHSLQDRLSKATSSKARDQITLKLRTSTAPPLKLVDLPGLDSRTIDGSTVSDYAEHNDAILVVIVPAAQAPDIASSRALRIAKEYDAEGTRTVGVISKIDQAASDQKAIAAVQALLQNKGPARASDIPWVALIGQSVSIATAQSGSAGSENSLETAWKAESESLKSILTGAPQSKLGRIAFVDALAQQIQNRMRLRVPNLLSGLQGKSQVVQDELARLGESMVTTAEGTRAIALELCREFEDKFLQHITTGEGTGWKIVACFEGRFPDRMKQLPLDRHFDINNVKRIVLEADGYQPYLISPEKGLRSLIKGVLELAKEPSRLCVEEVHRVLMDIVSAAANATPGLGRYPPFKRELVALATAALEGFKNESKKMVVALVDMERAFVPPQHFIRLVQRRMERQRREDELKGRSSKKGHEAEQSILNRATSPQTGGSMKSLKEDKEKDKDKDKSGQADKEGQEGSGLKTAGPEGEITAGFLLKKSAKTNGWSRRWFVLNGKTGKLGYTKKQEERHFRGVITLEECNIEEVPEENDPPPKSSKDKKSNGPDSSKVNLVFKITSRVPYKTVLKAHSAVVLKAESATDKTEWINKISSVIQAKGGQIRISSEGGSGMRHSLSDGSLDTMARRPADPEEELRWMSQEVRGYVEAVLNSLAANVPKAVVLCQVEKAKEDMLNQLYSSVSGHSTAKIEELLLEDQNVKRRRERYQKQSSLLSKLTRQLSIHDNRAAAASNWSNGTAESSPRSSGPGDDWRSAFDAASNGPVSRSGSSRSGSNGHSRNNSDPPQNGDLYSGSNSGSRRSTPNRLPPAPPGSSGYKY